In the Arthrobacter sp. Soc17.1.1.1 genome, TCAGGGTATGGGTTCACATCACCACACAACGGCAGATGCGGGCAGGCGGGGTCCGCTCGCAGGCGCTCTGGCCATCACGCTCACCGTGTTCGTGCTGCAGGTCGCCGGTGCACTGTGGACCGGCAGCCTCGCCCTGCTCTTCGACTCCGTCCACGTCCTGACCGACGCCGCCGGCCTGGCGATGGCCCTCGGCGCCGCGACCCTCTCGGTCCGACCTGCCACGCCGCGCCGTTCCTGGGGATTCCGGCGGGCCGAGGTGATCGCCGCCCTGCTGCAGGCGGCCTTCCTGCTCGCGGTGGGGGCATACGTGCTGATCGAGGGCGTCCGACGCCTGATCACCCCGGAGGACGTCGCCGCTCCGGAGATGATCGTCTTCGGTGTGATCGGCCTCGCGGGCAACCTCGCAGCCCTCGCCCTCCTCGCCCGGCACCGCGCTGCCAGCTTCAACCTGAGGGCCGCGTTCCTCGAGGTGCTGAACGACGCGCTGGGGTCCGTGGCGGTGATCGTCGCCGCCGTCGTCATCACCCTGACCGGCTGGATGCGGGCGGACGCCGTCGTGGCCCTGCTCATCGGCGCCCTGATCATCCCCCGCACCCTCAAGCTGCTGCGCGAGACCATCGACGTACTGCTCGAATCCACGCCTGCCGGGATCGACCTCGAGGAGGTGCGCGCCCACATCGCCCGCCTGCCGCAGGTACGGGACGTCCACGACCTGCACATCACGCAGATTGCCACCGGGCTGCCCGTGCTCACCGCGCACATCGTCGTGGACGACGACTGCTACCGCGACGGGTCCGCGCACGCCGTCCTCGACCAGCTCCAGGAGTGCGTGGCCGGGCACTTCGCCGTGAGCATCGACCACTGCACGTTCCAGATCGAGCCCCTGGACCACGTGCCCCACGAGACGGAGCTGAGCCACTGATGCTGCAGACGCTGACCTCCACCTTGGTGCTGCAGCGCGTTGGTACCGCGCTGTCCGACCCCACCCGCGTGCGGATCCTGGTGGCCCTGCGGGACGCCCCCGCCTACCCCAGCGATCTCGCCGATCTGCTCGGCGTCAGCCGGCAGAGCCTGTCCAACCACCTCTCCTGCCTGCGCGGCTGCGGGCTCGTGGTGTCGGTCCCCGAAGGCCGTCGGTCCCGCTACGAGCTGGTGGACCCGAAGCTCGGCCACGCGCTGACCGACCTCCTCGGCATCGTCCTCGCCGTGGATCCCGCGCATCCGGGACACTCCGCGCACCCCGGACCCGCGACGGGCGGGCTCGCGGAGCGCTCATGACGGAAGGGGCCGACGCGACCTCCGCGCCGGCCCCTTCCGGTGTGCCTCCTAGCCCATGAGGCGTGAGCGGATCAGGAACCTCTTCCCCTCCGGCGCCTCCACCGAGAAGCCGCTCCCCCGCCCGGGCACCACGTCGACCGTCAGGTGCGTGTGGCGCCAGTACTCGAACTGCTCCCTCGACATCCAGAAGTCGATGAGGCGGGGACCGGATGTCCCGTCCGGGCCGGCCGACGATCCCCCGTCACCGGTCGAGATGTCGAGGACACCGAGCAGCACGTCCGCCTCGGCGGTGATGAACTCGCCCGCCGGATAGCACATCGGTGACGAGCCATCGCAGCATCCGCCCGACTGGTGGAACATCAGTGGCCCGTGGATCAGCCACAGCTTGTCCAGCAGTTCGACGGCGCTGTCCGTGAGCGCCACCCGGGAGAAGGTCTCCCCCGGGATGGTCACCGAGGCTTCGACGGTCATGGTCCCTCCTAGAAGAATCCGAGCTTGGATTCGGAGTAGCTGACCAGCAGGTTCTTGGTCTGCTGGTAGTGATCGAGCATCATGGCGTGGTTCTCGCGGCCGATGCCCGAGGACTTGTACCCGCCGAACGCCGCGCCCGCAGGATAGGCGTGGTAGTTGTTCACCCACACCCGGCCGGCCTGGATCTCGCGCCCGGCACGGTAGGCGATGTTGCCGTTCCTCGACCAGACTCCGGCGCCGAGCCCGTAGAGGGTGTCGTTGGCGATCTCGAGGGCCTCGGCGTAGTCGTTGAAGCGGGTCACCGAGACGACCGGGCCGAAGATCTCCTCCTGGAACACCCGCATGCTGTTGGTCCCCTCGAACACGGTGGGCTTCACGTAGTAGCCCTCGGCGAGGTCGCCGTCGAGCAGGTTCCGTTCACCGCCGATGAGGACCTTGGCGCCCTCCTGCCGGCCGATGTCCATGTAGGAGAGGATCTTCTCCAGTTGGTCGTTCGATGCCTGGGCTCCCACCTGCGTATCGGTGTCCAGCGGGTTGCCCTGTACCATCTTCTCCACGCGGGCGATCGCGTCCGCCATGAAGGAGTCGTAGATCGAATCCTGCACGAGGGCGCGTGAGGGGCAGGTGCAGACCTCGCCCTGGTTCAGTGCGAACAGCGCGAAGCCCTCGAGGGCCTTGTCGTAGAAGGAGTCGTTGCTCTCGGCCACGTCGGAGAAGAAGATGTTCGGGCTCTTGCCGCCGAGCTCGAGCGTGACCGGGATGAGGTTCTGGCTCGCGTACTGGCTGATCAGCCGGCCCGTGGTCGTCTCGCCGGTGAACGCGATCTTCCGGATGCGCTTGCTGGAGGCCAGCGGCTTCCCCGCTTCGACGCCGAAGCCGTTGACGACGTTGATGACGCCCGCCGGCAGGATGTCGCTGATCAGCTCCATGAGCACGAGGATCGACGACGGCGTCTGCTCGGCCGGCTTCAGCACGACGGCGTTGCCGGCGGCGACGGCGGGGGCGAGCTTCCACGTGGCCATCAGGATGGGGAAGTTCCACGGGATGATCTGCCCGACGACGCCGAGCGGCTCGTGGTAGTGGTAGGCCGTCATGTCCTCGTCCAGCTGGGACAGGTGGCCCTCCTGGGCGCGGATGGCGCTGGCGAAGTACCGGAAGTGGTCGATCGCGAGGGGGATGTCCGCGGCGAGGGTCTCACGGATGGGCTTCCCGTTGTCCCAGGTGTCCGCGACCGCGAGCATCTCGAGGTTCTCCTCCATGCGGTCCGCGATGCGGTTCAGGATGAGGGCCCGCTCCGCGACGGACGTCTTGCCCCAG is a window encoding:
- a CDS encoding cation diffusion facilitator family transporter, giving the protein MGSHHHTTADAGRRGPLAGALAITLTVFVLQVAGALWTGSLALLFDSVHVLTDAAGLAMALGAATLSVRPATPRRSWGFRRAEVIAALLQAAFLLAVGAYVLIEGVRRLITPEDVAAPEMIVFGVIGLAGNLAALALLARHRAASFNLRAAFLEVLNDALGSVAVIVAAVVITLTGWMRADAVVALLIGALIIPRTLKLLRETIDVLLESTPAGIDLEEVRAHIARLPQVRDVHDLHITQIATGLPVLTAHIVVDDDCYRDGSAHAVLDQLQECVAGHFAVSIDHCTFQIEPLDHVPHETELSH
- a CDS encoding ArsR/SmtB family transcription factor, with amino-acid sequence MLQTLTSTLVLQRVGTALSDPTRVRILVALRDAPAYPSDLADLLGVSRQSLSNHLSCLRGCGLVVSVPEGRRSRYELVDPKLGHALTDLLGIVLAVDPAHPGHSAHPGPATGGLAERS
- a CDS encoding DUF779 domain-containing protein, producing MTVEASVTIPGETFSRVALTDSAVELLDKLWLIHGPLMFHQSGGCCDGSSPMCYPAGEFITAEADVLLGVLDISTGDGGSSAGPDGTSGPRLIDFWMSREQFEYWRHTHLTVDVVPGRGSGFSVEAPEGKRFLIRSRLMG
- the exaC gene encoding acetaldehyde dehydrogenase ExaC → MTVYAQPGQDGSKVSFKPRYENWIGGEWVPPIKGQYFENISPVTGKPFCEVARGTAEDIELALDAAHKAAPAWGKTSVAERALILNRIADRMEENLEMLAVADTWDNGKPIRETLAADIPLAIDHFRYFASAIRAQEGHLSQLDEDMTAYHYHEPLGVVGQIIPWNFPILMATWKLAPAVAAGNAVVLKPAEQTPSSILVLMELISDILPAGVINVVNGFGVEAGKPLASSKRIRKIAFTGETTTGRLISQYASQNLIPVTLELGGKSPNIFFSDVAESNDSFYDKALEGFALFALNQGEVCTCPSRALVQDSIYDSFMADAIARVEKMVQGNPLDTDTQVGAQASNDQLEKILSYMDIGRQEGAKVLIGGERNLLDGDLAEGYYVKPTVFEGTNSMRVFQEEIFGPVVSVTRFNDYAEALEIANDTLYGLGAGVWSRNGNIAYRAGREIQAGRVWVNNYHAYPAGAAFGGYKSSGIGRENHAMMLDHYQQTKNLLVSYSESKLGFF